Proteins encoded together in one Rossellomorea sp. y25 window:
- the gpmI gene encoding 2,3-bisphosphoglycerate-independent phosphoglycerate mutase: protein MSKSPVALIILDGFACRNTKEGNAVAQANKPNFDRLWNQYPHNQLTASGEAVGLPEGQMGNSEVGHLNIGAGRIVYQSLTRVNLAIREGEFETNATFLDAINHAKEKGTNLHIFGLLSDGGVHSHIEHLYALLGLAAKEGMKDVYVHAFLDGRDVGPQTAKKYIEDAEAKMKEIGVGQFATISGRYYSMDRDKRWERVEKSYRAMVYGEGPSYHDPMELVNDSYENGIYDEFVIPSVMTKENGEPVATIKDDDAVIFYNFRPDRAIQISNTFANADFRSFERGEKHPKNLHFVCLTRFSETVNGFVAFKPTNLDNTLGEVLSQNGLKQLRIAETEKYPHVTFFMSGGREDEFPGEKRILIDSPKVATYDLKPEMSAYEVTDALLEEIREDRQDAIILNFANPDMVGHSGMLEPTIKAVETVDECLGKIIDLITEKGGTAIITADHGNADEVLTEEGKPMTAHTTNPVPVIVTKEGIELRDGGILGDLAPTMLDLLNVNQPAEMTGKSLIKK from the coding sequence ATGAGTAAGTCACCAGTAGCGTTAATCATCTTAGATGGTTTTGCTTGCCGTAACACAAAAGAAGGAAATGCTGTAGCCCAAGCGAACAAGCCGAACTTTGATCGCTTGTGGAATCAGTACCCTCATAATCAATTAACTGCAAGTGGTGAAGCAGTAGGACTTCCTGAAGGACAAATGGGGAACTCCGAAGTGGGTCACTTGAATATTGGTGCAGGACGTATCGTGTACCAAAGCTTAACACGTGTGAATTTAGCGATTCGTGAAGGTGAATTCGAAACGAATGCCACTTTCCTTGACGCCATCAATCATGCAAAGGAAAAAGGCACAAATCTTCATATCTTCGGACTACTTTCGGATGGCGGAGTGCACAGCCATATCGAGCATCTTTATGCCCTTCTGGGTTTAGCGGCCAAAGAAGGAATGAAAGATGTTTATGTCCATGCCTTCCTTGACGGTCGAGACGTCGGCCCTCAAACGGCGAAGAAGTATATTGAAGACGCTGAAGCGAAAATGAAAGAAATCGGCGTGGGTCAATTTGCGACGATTTCTGGTCGTTACTATTCCATGGACCGTGACAAGCGGTGGGAACGTGTGGAGAAATCCTACCGTGCCATGGTTTACGGTGAAGGTCCAAGCTATCACGATCCGATGGAACTTGTGAACGATTCATATGAAAATGGAATCTACGATGAATTCGTCATTCCATCCGTGATGACGAAGGAAAACGGAGAGCCGGTTGCAACAATTAAAGACGATGACGCTGTAATCTTTTACAACTTCCGTCCTGACCGTGCGATCCAAATCTCAAATACATTTGCGAATGCAGATTTCCGTTCATTTGAACGTGGAGAGAAGCATCCGAAGAACCTTCACTTTGTCTGCTTAACACGATTCAGTGAAACGGTAAATGGATTTGTGGCATTCAAACCGACAAATCTTGATAATACACTTGGTGAAGTCCTTTCCCAAAACGGACTGAAACAATTACGTATCGCCGAGACGGAGAAATACCCTCATGTCACCTTCTTTATGAGTGGCGGACGTGAAGATGAATTCCCGGGAGAAAAACGAATTCTCATCGATTCTCCTAAGGTGGCAACGTATGACTTAAAGCCTGAAATGAGTGCGTATGAAGTAACGGATGCTTTACTTGAAGAAATCCGTGAAGACCGTCAGGATGCGATTATCCTGAACTTTGCAAACCCGGATATGGTCGGACACTCAGGGATGCTTGAGCCGACGATCAAAGCGGTTGAAACAGTGGATGAGTGTCTTGGGAAAATCATAGACCTTATCACTGAAAAAGGTGGAACAGCCATCATCACTGCGGACCACGGGAATGCAGATGAAGTTCTGACCGAAGAAGGCAAGCCTATGACGGCTCACACAACGAACCCGGTCCCTGTCATCGTAACGAAAGAAGGAATCGAACTTCGTGACGGTGGAATTTTAGGAGACCTAGCTCCAACCATGCTTGATTTATTAAATGTTAATCAACCAGCCGAAATGACTGGAAAATCACTAATTAAAAAATAA
- the tpiA gene encoding triose-phosphate isomerase, giving the protein MRKPIIAGNWKMNKTLSEAKSFTEEVQGLVPDQEVVDSVICSPALFLESLVNISKEYKVEIGAQNMHFEENGAFTGEVSPVALSDLGVKYVILGHSERREMFNETDESVNKKTLAAFKHGLTPIVCVGETLEQRENNETKELVGNQVKKALAGLSADQVKHTVIAYEPIWAIGTGKSSTAEDANEVCAHIRQVVAGEFSQEAADAVRIQYGGSVKPGNIKEYMAQSDIDGALVGGASLEPQSFLQLLEGASTHE; this is encoded by the coding sequence ATGCGTAAACCGATTATTGCGGGTAACTGGAAGATGAATAAGACTTTATCGGAAGCAAAATCTTTTACTGAAGAAGTACAAGGATTAGTTCCTGATCAAGAGGTTGTCGATTCTGTCATCTGTTCTCCAGCCCTATTTTTAGAAAGCTTAGTGAACATTTCAAAAGAATACAAGGTAGAAATTGGTGCTCAAAATATGCACTTCGAAGAAAACGGAGCATTTACAGGGGAAGTCAGTCCTGTAGCGCTTTCTGATTTAGGCGTAAAGTATGTCATCCTTGGGCATTCAGAGCGTCGTGAAATGTTCAATGAAACAGACGAGTCAGTGAACAAAAAGACTCTTGCTGCTTTCAAACACGGGTTAACTCCAATCGTTTGTGTAGGGGAGACGCTCGAGCAACGTGAAAATAATGAAACAAAAGAACTTGTTGGTAACCAAGTGAAAAAAGCACTTGCCGGCCTATCAGCAGATCAAGTGAAACATACCGTCATTGCTTACGAACCAATCTGGGCAATCGGAACAGGTAAGTCATCTACAGCTGAAGATGCGAACGAAGTATGTGCTCATATCCGTCAAGTGGTTGCAGGAGAATTTTCTCAAGAAGCAGCAGACGCAGTGAGAATTCAATATGGTGGTAGTGTAAAACCTGGGAACATTAAAGAATACATGGCCCAATCAGATATCGATGGAGCCCTTGTAGGTGGAGCAAGCCTTGAACCACAAAGCTTCTTGCAGCTTTTAGAAGGGGCAAGCACACATGAGTAA
- a CDS encoding phosphoglycerate kinase, with protein sequence MNKKSIKDVDVRGKRVFCRVDFNVPMSEGKITDETRIQAALPTIKYLVDGGAKVILASHLGRPKGEVVEELRLTPVAERLSELLGKDVAKADEAYGEAVQTKISDMAEGDVLVLENVRFYPGETKNDPELAKEFAALADLYVNDAFGAAHRAHASTEGIAKHLPAVAGLLMERELDVLGKALSNPERPFTAIVGGAKVKDKIGVIDNLLDKVDNLIIGGGLAYTFVKAQGHEVGKSLLEEDKIDLAKQFMKKAEDKGVKFLMPVDVVVADDFSNDANTKEVDIDSIPSDWEALDIGPKTRALFQDTIKSSKLVIWNGPMGVFELETFANGTKAVAEALADATDTYSVIGGGDSAAAVEKFGYADKMSHISTGGGASLEFMEGKELPGVVALNDK encoded by the coding sequence ATGAACAAAAAGTCGATTAAAGATGTCGATGTAAGAGGGAAACGCGTATTTTGCCGTGTAGACTTCAACGTACCGATGTCTGAAGGCAAGATTACAGATGAAACTCGTATTCAAGCTGCTCTTCCTACTATTAAGTACTTAGTGGATGGCGGAGCTAAAGTCATTCTGGCTAGTCACTTAGGGCGTCCTAAAGGTGAAGTGGTGGAAGAACTGCGCTTGACCCCGGTAGCCGAAAGACTTTCCGAACTTCTTGGGAAAGATGTAGCAAAAGCTGATGAAGCTTATGGTGAAGCTGTTCAAACCAAGATCAGCGACATGGCTGAAGGCGACGTTCTTGTACTGGAAAACGTCCGCTTCTACCCGGGAGAAACAAAGAATGATCCTGAACTCGCAAAAGAATTTGCAGCGCTTGCCGATCTTTATGTGAACGATGCATTCGGTGCGGCTCACCGTGCACATGCTTCTACTGAAGGAATTGCCAAGCATCTTCCAGCTGTAGCTGGCCTTCTGATGGAGAGAGAACTGGACGTATTAGGAAAAGCTCTATCTAACCCTGAACGCCCATTTACAGCAATCGTTGGTGGAGCAAAAGTAAAAGACAAAATCGGTGTCATCGACAACCTATTAGATAAAGTGGACAACCTGATCATCGGTGGAGGACTTGCTTACACATTTGTGAAAGCCCAAGGCCATGAGGTAGGAAAATCCCTTCTTGAAGAAGACAAAATTGATTTAGCCAAGCAATTCATGAAAAAAGCAGAAGATAAAGGCGTTAAATTCCTTATGCCTGTTGATGTAGTCGTTGCTGATGACTTCTCAAATGATGCAAATACGAAGGAAGTGGATATTGATTCGATTCCTTCTGATTGGGAAGCACTTGATATCGGGCCTAAGACTAGAGCGTTATTCCAGGATACGATCAAAAGCTCTAAGCTTGTGATCTGGAACGGACCGATGGGTGTATTCGAATTAGAAACATTTGCAAATGGAACGAAAGCCGTAGCGGAGGCGTTAGCCGATGCAACAGATACATATTCTGTTATCGGTGGTGGTGACTCTGCAGCAGCCGTTGAAAAGTTTGGCTATGCTGATAAGATGAGTCATATTTCTACAGGTGGTGGAGCATCCCTGGAGTTCATGGAAGGAAAAGAACTTCCTGGAGTAGTGGCTCTTAACGATAAATAA
- the gap gene encoding type I glyceraldehyde-3-phosphate dehydrogenase yields MATKIGINGFGRIGRNVFRAALKNNDVEVVAVNDLTDANMLAHLLQYDTVHGTLQEKVTVDGDYLVVGGKKVKVLAERDPAQLGWGDLGVDIVVESTGRFTKRADAAKHIEAGAKKVIISAPASDEDITVVMGVNEDKYDAASHDVISNASCTTNCLAPFAKVLNDKFGIKRGMMTTIHSYTNDQQILDLPHKDYRRARAAAENMIPTTTGAAKAVSLVLPELKGKLNGGAVRVPTPNVSLVDLVAELDKNVTAEDVNAALKEAAEGDLKGILAYSEEPLVSTDYNGSPASSTIDALSTMVLEDNMVKVISWYDNESGYSNRVVDLAGYIASKGL; encoded by the coding sequence ATGGCAACAAAAATTGGTATTAACGGATTTGGACGTATTGGACGTAATGTATTCCGTGCAGCACTTAAAAATAATGACGTAGAGGTAGTAGCGGTTAATGACTTAACTGATGCAAACATGCTTGCTCACCTTTTACAATATGATACAGTTCACGGAACTCTTCAAGAGAAAGTAACTGTTGATGGTGACTACCTTGTAGTCGGCGGTAAAAAAGTAAAAGTATTAGCTGAGCGCGATCCTGCTCAACTTGGTTGGGGAGATCTTGGTGTAGATATCGTTGTTGAATCTACTGGACGTTTCACAAAGCGTGCTGACGCTGCGAAACATATCGAAGCTGGTGCGAAGAAAGTCATCATTTCTGCTCCTGCATCTGATGAAGATATCACAGTGGTTATGGGTGTTAACGAAGACAAGTATGACGCGGCTAGCCACGATGTTATCTCTAACGCATCTTGTACAACAAACTGCTTAGCGCCATTCGCTAAAGTTCTTAACGATAAATTCGGAATCAAGCGTGGAATGATGACGACCATCCACTCTTACACAAACGACCAACAAATCTTAGACTTACCACATAAAGATTACCGTCGTGCTCGTGCAGCTGCTGAGAACATGATTCCAACAACTACAGGTGCTGCGAAAGCTGTATCTCTAGTACTTCCTGAGCTTAAAGGGAAACTGAACGGTGGAGCGGTTCGTGTTCCAACTCCAAACGTTTCTCTAGTAGACTTAGTTGCTGAACTGGATAAAAACGTAACAGCTGAAGATGTGAATGCTGCGCTTAAAGAAGCGGCTGAAGGCGATCTTAAAGGAATCCTTGCGTACAGCGAAGAGCCTTTAGTATCAACTGATTACAACGGTAGCCCGGCTTCTTCTACAATTGATGCATTATCTACAATGGTTCTAGAAGATAACATGGTAAAAGTAATCTCTTGGTATGACAACGAGAGCGGATACTCTAACCGTGTTGTAGACCTGGCTGGTTATATCGCTTCTAAAGGACTTTAA
- a CDS encoding sugar-binding transcriptional regulator yields MESLIDIQKRLLPDLLEVMQKRHQILRSIRFMQPVGRRSLAQNMGLTERVLRSEVEFLNNQDLIDIKTSGMIMTEEGIQLLENLESMMREISGINVMEQELKSLLNLHEIVIVPGNSDESPWVKEELGRASASSMKRRLKGNTIIAVTGGSTMAAVAERLTPDFSDDTLFVPARGGIGEDVKNQANTICAKMAEHTGTRHRVLYVPDQVSKEVYKSFLKEPMIKEVLNLIKSANMVLHGIGDAITMAERRKTTEEDFEKITDGHAVGEAFGYYFNESGEVVHKVPTIGLQLEDLSHIENVIAVAGGSSKAKAIRAYMKSAPYKTVLITDEGAARELLKG; encoded by the coding sequence ATGGAATCTTTAATTGACATACAAAAGCGATTATTACCTGACCTGCTTGAAGTTATGCAAAAAAGGCATCAAATTCTACGGTCCATCCGTTTCATGCAGCCTGTCGGACGCAGAAGTCTTGCCCAGAATATGGGGCTGACAGAACGCGTTCTAAGAAGCGAAGTGGAGTTCCTGAACAATCAAGATCTCATTGATATCAAAACCTCTGGCATGATCATGACGGAGGAAGGTATCCAGCTTTTAGAGAACCTTGAAAGCATGATGAGAGAGATTTCAGGAATCAACGTTATGGAACAGGAATTAAAATCTTTACTAAATCTTCATGAAATTGTAATCGTTCCTGGGAATAGTGATGAGTCTCCTTGGGTAAAAGAAGAATTAGGGCGTGCATCAGCTTCTAGTATGAAACGTCGCCTGAAAGGAAATACTATCATCGCTGTGACTGGAGGTTCGACGATGGCAGCCGTAGCAGAAAGGCTGACACCTGATTTCTCTGACGATACCTTGTTTGTTCCTGCTCGGGGTGGAATCGGAGAAGACGTTAAAAACCAGGCTAACACCATATGTGCCAAGATGGCTGAGCACACAGGAACGCGACATCGTGTTTTATATGTGCCGGATCAGGTTAGTAAAGAAGTATACAAATCCTTCTTGAAAGAACCGATGATCAAAGAGGTTTTGAATTTGATCAAATCGGCTAACATGGTTCTCCATGGGATTGGAGATGCTATCACAATGGCTGAAAGACGGAAGACCACTGAAGAGGATTTTGAGAAAATCACAGATGGTCATGCTGTCGGGGAGGCATTTGGTTATTATTTTAACGAATCGGGTGAAGTGGTACATAAGGTGCCAACGATCGGCCTGCAATTAGAAGATTTAAGTCACATCGAAAACGTCATCGCCGTCGCCGGCGGAAGCTCGAAGGCGAAAGCGATTCGGGCGTATATGAAGAGTGCTCCGTATAAAACCGTGCTTATCACGGATGAGGGAGCCGCAAGAGAGCTTTTAAAAGGGTAA
- a CDS encoding glutaredoxin family protein gives MKQVIFYTRTRCGLCEDAKITLKLLQDEMGFSIEEKDIDKSDVLTERFGLMIPVVELDGEILQYGQIDYFTLSKRLHEKTR, from the coding sequence ATGAAACAAGTCATTTTTTACACACGCACACGATGCGGACTTTGCGAAGACGCAAAAATCACCCTGAAACTCCTTCAGGATGAGATGGGCTTTTCCATTGAAGAAAAGGACATCGATAAAAGCGATGTCCTCACAGAACGTTTCGGACTGATGATCCCGGTCGTGGAACTGGACGGGGAAATCCTTCAGTATGGGCAAATTGATTATTTTACGCTCAGCAAGCGTTTACATGAGAAAACCCGATAG
- the rpoN gene encoding RNA polymerase factor sigma-54 yields the protein MNLKAGLFQNQQLKLQMTQQLSQAITILQYSTMELNAYLEAKQLENPLIQLEPPKLDPLHQREPYTYKRNAGNHENTVDWYEYVSVPKRTLADALSVQLNLKSLTSLDRKVMEELIYSLDDNGYLRVDEESFIQKHGLEMARLEDYINKLQELEPAGIGARSLKECISLQLQRKSNVPPLVTMIVDNHFQAFAEKKWKAIANDLAVELKDIQQAADYIQHCNPRPGSKYSQHIAEYIIPELVVKVIDGHTVAVSLYDGTTVNVTYNEEYTDFLKHHPDKEVQSYLQEKEQDFEWLLQSLRQRKQTILKVGKMLAEKQKAFFLKGPSAIHPLTLKQVANEIDVHESTISRAVKGKYMQTPYGIFELKYFFTSAIKSVKLEDSEVASARAVKNELQRLIDEEDKKKPLSDQKIVNLLLDKGYDVSRRTIAKYRDQLGITSSTMRKRYE from the coding sequence ATGAATTTGAAAGCAGGACTTTTTCAAAATCAACAATTAAAACTTCAAATGACGCAGCAGCTTTCTCAAGCCATCACCATCCTCCAATATTCTACGATGGAACTGAATGCTTATTTAGAAGCTAAGCAATTAGAGAATCCCCTTATACAATTAGAACCGCCTAAACTAGACCCCCTCCATCAACGAGAACCTTATACTTATAAACGAAATGCCGGCAATCACGAAAATACGGTGGATTGGTATGAATATGTATCCGTGCCAAAGAGGACTCTTGCGGATGCGCTATCTGTTCAATTAAATTTGAAATCGCTTACTTCTTTGGATAGAAAGGTAATGGAAGAATTAATATACAGCTTGGATGACAATGGGTATTTGAGAGTAGACGAAGAATCCTTCATTCAAAAACATGGTTTGGAAATGGCTCGACTAGAAGACTATATTAATAAGCTTCAGGAATTAGAACCGGCCGGGATAGGAGCGAGATCCCTGAAGGAGTGCATATCCCTTCAGCTGCAACGGAAATCCAATGTTCCCCCTCTGGTTACGATGATTGTCGATAACCATTTTCAAGCTTTTGCAGAAAAGAAGTGGAAGGCAATCGCCAATGATCTTGCCGTTGAGCTAAAAGACATCCAGCAGGCGGCTGATTATATCCAGCATTGCAATCCGAGACCCGGCTCAAAATATTCCCAGCATATCGCTGAATACATTATTCCTGAGCTGGTCGTAAAAGTGATCGATGGTCATACAGTGGCTGTATCGTTATATGATGGTACAACCGTAAACGTCACATATAATGAAGAATATACAGATTTCCTAAAGCATCACCCGGATAAGGAAGTCCAGTCCTATCTTCAGGAAAAGGAGCAAGACTTCGAGTGGCTATTGCAAAGTTTAAGACAGCGAAAGCAAACGATCCTGAAAGTAGGGAAGATGCTGGCTGAAAAGCAAAAAGCATTCTTCTTAAAAGGTCCATCCGCGATCCATCCTCTGACGTTAAAGCAAGTGGCCAATGAAATCGATGTTCATGAATCCACCATTAGCCGGGCTGTAAAAGGAAAGTATATGCAAACACCTTATGGGATCTTCGAGTTGAAGTACTTCTTTACCTCGGCGATCAAATCGGTCAAGCTCGAGGATTCAGAAGTAGCTTCTGCCAGGGCGGTGAAAAATGAGCTGCAAAGGCTGATTGATGAAGAAGATAAGAAAAAGCCTCTATCAGACCAGAAAATTGTCAATCTACTATTGGATAAAGGCTATGATGTTTCAAGAAGGACGATTGCCAAATACCGTGATCAATTAGGGATCACTTCTTCGACGATGAGGAAGAGGTACGAATAG
- the clpP gene encoding ATP-dependent Clp endopeptidase proteolytic subunit ClpP, translated as MNLIPTVIEQTNRGERAYDIYSRLLKDRVIMLGSGIDDNVANSIVAQLLFLESENPEKDISIYINSPGGSITAGMAIYDTIQYIKPDVQTICIGMAASMGAFLLAAGAKGKRLALPNAEVMIHQPLGGAQGQATEIEIAAKRILFLREKLNQILADRTGQPLEVISKDTDRDNFMTAERALEYGLIDRIITRNDMNNK; from the coding sequence ATGAATTTAATTCCTACAGTAATTGAACAAACAAACCGCGGTGAACGTGCGTATGACATTTATTCACGTTTATTGAAAGACCGTGTAATCATGCTTGGAAGCGGCATTGATGACAATGTGGCAAACTCCATTGTAGCACAACTTCTTTTCCTTGAATCTGAAAACCCGGAGAAGGATATCTCAATCTACATAAATTCTCCTGGTGGAAGCATTACGGCAGGTATGGCAATTTACGATACGATCCAGTACATTAAGCCTGATGTACAAACGATCTGTATAGGTATGGCCGCTTCAATGGGTGCGTTCCTTCTTGCAGCTGGTGCTAAAGGTAAGCGCTTAGCCCTTCCAAACGCTGAAGTAATGATTCACCAACCACTTGGTGGAGCACAAGGTCAAGCAACGGAAATTGAAATTGCAGCGAAGCGTATTCTATTCCTTCGTGAAAAACTGAATCAAATCCTGGCTGATCGCACTGGTCAACCATTGGAAGTGATTTCAAAAGATACTGATCGCGATAACTTCATGACAGCGGAAAGAGCGCTTGAATATGGATTGATCGATCGCATCATCACTCGTAACGATATGAATAATAAGTAA
- a CDS encoding ATP-binding protein, whose translation MKKIKELFQTSLRNQFIGLMSGFIVIFFIVAAFLSLYDQSITNEYQVQRNQLNQKEDLAEQLDRDFQKAFFDARGYLAFGRQEFKKSIFNQEKKVDDTLKKLKGLKTEPEDQLFFKDVEEFSNLYFKDMAPRIISDYEKGDIEAVKEASAAGATATIETFQTQLNGYTDSIEQSKRSAYDELKRKESISQTAFVIFIFLMLLVLMRLMRMIAKQIGHPLNQVASAAEQIAENDSYQQWTFENKRKDEIGKMSRAFEKMIYKIQEKEEHLLAQNEELQAQQDELESQQSELEHLLNMTMNRESQLERRNEFIHGISGSLNKQEVLESIVKSMSQVMGASRGMIVLMDEQKSNASFGISQNGVAQFLTYIYNGIHQRLFDSREPFSLKREMLPLEKGYHEETLYSYDLFLPVLSADQQVEAIMVFSRFGNDFDKQELAEYTSLAKQISISLQKIRLFEETEANRQLTQDILNNIQEGIQLIDKDGNNLLMNTKLTTLIEGEIDELQQACYQTWKQALIDRVENKEKLDEYYETIVKEGKTGKHLLTYHLVDSKEVFQVYSESLYRGQEQVGTIFVHRNITKEFEVDQMKSEFVSTVSHELRTPLSSVLGFTELMLTKELKPERTKKYLTTIYQEAKRLTSLINDFLDVQRMESGRQTFERRFEDVVPIIQHVIDTQKVNAPHHFFNIARETDCTIVLGDRDKLSQAFTNLVSNAIKYSPDGGTITIYLREEEDSILIDIRDEGLGIPSDSIPNLFTKFYRVDNSDRRRIGGTGLGLTIVKEIIEIHDGEITVSSEEGKGSVFTIRLPLVTIETFKEDEHCGDGMKIIVIEDDINLASLLKAELSDSGFKVQHTPSGNDALKEMQESKPDAVVLDIMLEGSMSGWDVLEKIKSDQNFAQVPIIISSALDEKEKGLTLGANDYLVKPYHPSKLSKTILHLLLKKGMNGEVLVPIKEKTFEIE comes from the coding sequence ATGAAGAAAATTAAAGAATTATTCCAAACAAGCCTACGCAATCAATTCATCGGATTGATGAGCGGCTTCATCGTCATTTTCTTCATCGTGGCAGCCTTTTTGTCTTTGTATGATCAATCCATTACGAATGAGTACCAGGTTCAGAGGAATCAGTTGAATCAAAAAGAAGACCTGGCTGAGCAATTGGACAGAGATTTTCAAAAGGCCTTCTTTGATGCGAGAGGATACCTTGCATTTGGAAGGCAGGAGTTCAAAAAAAGTATCTTTAATCAAGAGAAAAAAGTGGATGACACGTTAAAGAAATTAAAAGGGTTAAAAACAGAACCGGAAGATCAGCTCTTTTTTAAAGATGTAGAGGAATTTTCCAATCTTTATTTCAAGGATATGGCGCCGCGGATCATAAGCGATTATGAAAAGGGGGATATAGAGGCTGTGAAAGAGGCTTCGGCAGCCGGGGCCACTGCTACAATCGAAACGTTCCAAACCCAGCTCAACGGGTATACGGACTCCATTGAACAAAGCAAGCGAAGTGCGTATGATGAGTTGAAACGGAAAGAGTCAATAAGTCAAACGGCTTTTGTGATCTTCATTTTTCTTATGCTGCTGGTTCTGATGAGATTGATGAGAATGATTGCAAAACAAATCGGTCATCCTCTCAACCAGGTGGCCTCTGCCGCTGAACAAATTGCAGAAAACGATTCATACCAACAGTGGACGTTTGAGAATAAACGGAAAGATGAAATCGGTAAGATGTCCAGGGCATTCGAAAAGATGATTTATAAAATCCAGGAGAAGGAAGAGCATCTCCTGGCCCAAAATGAAGAACTGCAGGCCCAGCAGGATGAGCTGGAATCCCAGCAGTCTGAACTTGAGCATCTGCTGAATATGACGATGAACAGGGAGTCGCAGCTCGAACGCCGGAACGAATTCATTCATGGGATTTCGGGCTCCCTGAACAAACAAGAGGTACTGGAAAGCATTGTGAAGAGTATGAGTCAGGTGATGGGAGCTTCACGGGGCATGATTGTTCTCATGGATGAGCAAAAGTCAAATGCATCATTTGGGATCTCTCAAAATGGTGTTGCACAGTTCTTGACGTACATTTATAACGGGATCCATCAACGATTATTCGATTCGAGGGAACCTTTCTCCCTCAAGCGGGAAATGCTGCCTCTTGAGAAGGGGTATCATGAAGAAACCCTCTACTCGTATGACTTATTTTTACCTGTCCTTTCCGCCGATCAACAAGTGGAAGCCATCATGGTATTTAGCCGTTTCGGAAATGATTTCGATAAGCAGGAGTTGGCTGAGTACACGAGTCTGGCAAAGCAAATCTCCATTTCTCTGCAAAAGATCAGACTGTTTGAAGAAACCGAGGCAAACCGTCAATTAACGCAGGATATCCTGAATAATATTCAAGAAGGAATACAGCTCATCGATAAAGACGGCAACAACTTATTAATGAATACGAAATTAACGACCTTGATCGAGGGGGAGATCGATGAACTTCAACAGGCATGCTATCAAACATGGAAGCAGGCACTGATCGATCGGGTCGAAAACAAAGAAAAACTGGATGAATATTATGAGACCATCGTGAAGGAAGGGAAGACAGGTAAACATCTTCTTACCTATCATCTGGTGGACAGTAAAGAAGTCTTCCAGGTATACTCCGAATCTCTTTATCGAGGGCAGGAGCAGGTCGGCACCATATTCGTCCACCGGAATATCACAAAAGAATTCGAAGTCGATCAAATGAAATCAGAATTCGTCAGTACGGTCAGTCATGAGCTTCGCACCCCGCTGTCGAGCGTGCTTGGCTTTACGGAACTTATGCTGACGAAGGAGTTAAAACCGGAAAGAACAAAGAAATACTTAACGACGATTTATCAAGAAGCAAAGCGGCTGACGTCCCTCATCAACGATTTCCTTGACGTCCAGCGCATGGAGTCGGGACGCCAAACCTTCGAGAGGCGATTTGAGGATGTTGTCCCGATCATTCAGCATGTGATCGATACCCAAAAGGTCAATGCCCCCCATCACTTCTTTAATATCGCAAGGGAGACGGATTGTACGATCGTCCTGGGAGATCGGGATAAGTTGTCCCAGGCATTCACCAATCTGGTCAGCAATGCCATCAAGTATTCACCTGATGGGGGTACCATAACGATCTATTTACGGGAAGAAGAGGATAGTATTCTCATAGATATCAGGGATGAAGGTCTCGGCATACCAAGTGACTCGATTCCAAACTTATTCACCAAATTTTATCGTGTCGACAATTCTGACCGCAGAAGAATCGGTGGCACGGGATTAGGACTTACGATCGTAAAAGAAATCATCGAGATCCATGACGGGGAAATCACTGTGTCATCAGAGGAGGGGAAAGGAAGCGTGTTTACCATCCGCTTACCTCTCGTGACCATCGAAACCTTCAAAGAGGATGAACACTGCGGGGATGGGATGAAAATTATCGTCATTGAAGACGATATCAATCTTGCTTCCTTACTGAAAGCGGAGCTATCCGACAGTGGTTTCAAGGTGCAGCACACTCCGTCAGGAAATGATGCCTTGAAAGAAATGCAGGAATCGAAGCCTGATGCCGTTGTCCTCGATATTATGCTCGAAGGCAGCATGTCGGGATGGGATGTACTTGAAAAAATCAAATCGGACCAAAATTTTGCACAAGTACCGATTATTATATCTTCCGCATTAGATGAAAAAGAAAAAGGACTCACGCTCGGAGCCAATGATTATTTAGTCAAACCATATCACCCTAGTAAGCTATCCAAAACGATCTTACATCTCCTCTTGAAAAAAGGGATGAATGGTGAGGTTTTAGTACCGATTAAGGAGAAAACGTTTGAAATAGAGTAA